TTTGGCATACAAAGAAAACAGATCGGTATTGGCCTGAAACAACGTCTTCGATGAATCGACATCGACCAGCAACAATTCGAAGCACGCTTCGTTCTGGCGTTCCAAGGCATCGATCATGTTCTCAGTCATGCGCACGCTTTGATAATTCTCGCGCAAAATGCGGCCGACATCCCCCAACTGTGAAAAATTGTAGACGGCGAAAATGCTGGTGGCGATATTGATGCAAACCAGGACAAAAAAGCCGAGCGCAATTTTATAACGCAGGCTTCTTGTCAGCGAAATCGGCTTGTCGCCGAGACTCGCCAGCCACCACAATACTTTGTCGATGAACATAATACAGCCTCTTTTGATTGCAACATCCCCGCAAACAACCTTCACGTGGGCCAAGCCAAAACATGCATCTTGTTATCACCAGTCTGATAATACTTGATGTTCGCCAAGCTAATCCGCGCAACTTTTCCCATGCGGTTCGCTTTTTTTTTGAATTCGGGCAATCGTAATAGCTTGCGCAACAGTGATGGAATCAGTTCCTGTTGCGCGTCGCTCAAAGCAAAATAGAGAATGCAATACGCTTGGCTGCACATAGTACGGCGCCAAAACCCTGCTTCATCAATAGTTGTGAATTTTGGCGACGAAAGTTCACGCAAGAGCAGCGGCACCCGATCATCTTTGACAATCTCATAGATTCGGAGATCGCGCACTGAGCGGGTAGAAGCAAGTCGTTCAATCGGCTTCAACACCAATTCATCAGCAAGGGCGGCATCAATGATAAACATGTTCAGGTCGCCTGCTGATGTTTTTCAACAAGCGCTTCTTTTGCCAGGTTTAAGGCTTCCATAACGGCTTCTTCTGAAACCTCCGGCCAGTTCCGCCGGATGCGCGACAAGCTCATGCCATTGGCTGCATAAGCCAGCACCACGCGCACGGGCACACGGGTGCCCTTGAAGGTCAACTCACCGTGATAGATTTCGGGATCGCGCACGAGATGTCGGCCGATCTCGAGGCGTTTCTTC
The window above is part of the candidate division KSB1 bacterium genome. Proteins encoded here:
- a CDS encoding DUF433 domain-containing protein — translated: MSQRRNGRLKNGRLKKRLEIGRHLVRDPEIYHGELTFKGTRVPVRVVLAYAANGMSLSRIRRNWPEVSEEAVMEALNLAKEALVEKHQQAT